From one Trifolium pratense cultivar HEN17-A07 linkage group LG1, ARS_RC_1.1, whole genome shotgun sequence genomic stretch:
- the LOC123913505 gene encoding uncharacterized protein LOC123913505: MEIKETFMLSPAAAGHNDTVFRTAHFLKPVAKSNHVILNPSSSSSSVFESKESPFKIKFNGWRYPHKQWFTWVDKLKPEYESVWKKVGIFDAIMSTKSHIMKNQDLVYGVAEKWCYETNTFVFPFGEATITLEDIMVLGGYPILGDPVFTSLEDQEMREAEEKLINARQEMTQKSKMPTTSKWMSKFIGNAGNTIALAPTVLASLYKDLSVLKKQIVDLEKHPLEGIKFPLELEVNVESLFYLVQVWASERFKNLKLKAKLIENEDHMLFRWHRVKPLKVYNVKLALDSANKDNFLWRPYVKYADKYGKFYPKDEVLVPYQPHRVAMQFGLDQDIPGSVPRFNETKTNVWNNYCRPISDTSVYFPSRCSEGNVTMRYEKWWKRSASSSKCTTPNDIPLEFPPPKLVGTVTFGNPCDHGSKTRTCDNTVDDDVPSGSIPMPSENSGLIHFVAPSSSSPKQNTLTPFISAVEDSNHVLEDADESIEVICSSGRICDDGSKTSKGDNSVEDGLNAEKCRQVLEDLEFEDDANESIEARLSGDKSFQSETQTESYSYLSEVVEVKPLDRNGFEGTWDLL; the protein is encoded by the exons ATGGAAATCAAAGAAACTTTCATGCTTTCACCTGCTGCTGCTGGTCACAATGATACAGTTTTCAGAACTGCCCATTTTCTCAAACCAGTTGCAAAATCCAATCATGTCATCCTTAacccatcatcatcatcatcttctgtTTTTGAATCAAAGGAATCTCCTTTCAAAATCAAGTTCAATGGGTGGCGCTACCCACACAAACAATGGTTTACTTGGGTTGATAAACTTAAACCCGAGTATGAATCTGTGTGGAAGAAAGTTGGAATCTTTGATGCTATTATGAGTACTAAGAGTCACATAATGAAAAATCAGGACTTGGTTTATGGGGTTGCTGAAAAATGGTGTTATGAGACAAATACTTTTGTGTTTCCATTTGGTGAGGCAACAATCACTTTGGAAGATATCATGGTTTTAGGGGGTTACCCCATTCTTGGTGATCCTGTTTTCACATCACTTGAAGATCAAGAAATGAGAGAGGCCGAGGAGAAGCTCATCAATGCAAGACAAGAGATGACTCAAAAAAGTAAAATGCCTACAACATCAAAATGGATGAGTAAGTTCATTGGTAATGC AGGAAATACTATTGCTTTGGCACCTACTGTTTTAGCTAGCTTATATAAGGATCTGAGTGTACTTAAGAAACAAATTGTTGATTTGGAAAAACATCCATTAGAGGGCATTAAATTTCCATTAGAGTTGGAGGTTAATGTAGAATCACTCTTTTACTTGGTTCAAGTTTGGGCTTCTGAGAGGTTCAAAAATTTGAAACTAAAAGCCAAGTTGATAGAAAATGAAGATCATATGTTGTTTAGGTGGCATCGGGTTAAGCCCTTGAAAGTTTACAATGTGAAGTTGGCACTAGATTCAGCTAATAAGGATAATTTTCTTTGGCGTCCATATGTTAAATATGCTGATAAGTATGGGAAGTTTTACCCAAAAGATGAAGTTTTGGTGCCA TATCAACCACATAGAGTTGCTATGCAATTTGGATTAGATCAAGATATTCCTGGTTCTGTTCCTAGATTCAATGAGACTAAAACCAATGTTTGGAATAATTACTGCAGACCCATTTCTGATACAAGTGTATATTTTCCATCTAGATGTTCTGAGGGCAATGTTACTATGCGCTATGAAAAGTGGTGGAAGAGAAGTGCTAGTTCATCAAAATGTACAACTCCTAATGATATTCCGCTTGAATTTCCTCCTCCTAAACTAGTTGGCACTGTTACTTTTGGAAATCCTTGTGATCATGGTTCCAAAACTAGGACTTGTGATAATactgttgatgatgatgttccCTCTGGTTCTATTCCTATGCCCTCTGAAAATTCTGGTTTAATTCATTTTGTTGCTCCTTCAAGTTCGTCTCCAAAACAAAACACTCTAACTCCTTTCATATCTGCTGTTGAGGATAGTAACCATGTCTTGGAAGATGCGGATGAGAGCATAGAAGTCATTTGCTCAAGTGGCAGAATCTGCGATGATGGTTCAAAAACTAGCAAGGGTGATAATTCTGTTGAAGATGGTCTGAATGCTGAGAAATGTAGGCAAGTCTTGGAAGATCTTGAGTTTGAAGATGATGCAAATGAGAGCATAGAAGCAAGGCTGTCAGGTGACAAAAGCTTCCAATCTGAGACTCAAACTGAAAGCTATAGCTATTTATCTGAG GTTGTTGAAGTGAAGCCACTTGACAGAAATGGATTTGAAGGGACATGGGATTTGTTGTAG
- the LOC123903920 gene encoding F-box/kelch-repeat protein At3g23880-like, which produces MHISYTQNDTVCTQLIFEPTAKSHRLISPAARLPEELIVEILLRLPVRSLLQFKCVCKSWKTLISNPQFTKTHLRISTVEPTLTHQRLVFSALQTPLKIVSYPLKPLFQNPSTPVKPVNFNGIMKHNYSIIGSCNGLLCLYCKSQTCFRLCNPSINFKSKKSPSHCWMLIYYGFGYDQVNDKYKVLVVVQNKDDLSETLTKIYTFGEDSWKIIQNFPHTTPTEGLGKFVSGTLNWIVDKNNVRSNQGVILSFDLAKETCMEILLPQNDGKDMCTPRRKLCVLNNCLCVCDDIYKSGEFHWVVWLMKEYGVVESWTKLMIISREKFQSFVYVIPLFISENGSVLVVDEWSFKLILYNLYSSEFGYPCLLTSSSLGFNPHIYCESLVSL; this is translated from the coding sequence ATGCATATCTCCTACACTCAAAACGACACCGTTTGCACTCAATTGATTTTCGAACCCACCGCCAAGAGCCACCGTCTTATATCTCCGGCAGCCAGATTGCCGGAAGAACTGATCGTCGAGATTCTCTTGAGACTTCCAGTAAGATCCCTCCTTCAATTCAAGTGTGTCTGCAAATCATGGAAAACACTAATCTCCAATCCCCAATTCACAAAAACCCATCTTCGAATCTCAACCGTTGAACCAACCTTGACCCACCAACGATTGGTCTTTTCCGCTTTACAAACTCCTCTCAAAATCGTATCTTACCCTTTGAAGCCATTATTCCAAAATCCATCAACTCCAGTTAAACCTGTTAATTTCAATGGCATCATGAAGCATAATTATTCCATTATAGGTTCATGCAATGGCTTGTTGTGTCTGTATTGTAAATCTCAAACTTGTTTTAGACTCTGCAACCCTTCTATCAATTTCAAATCTAAAAAATCTCCATCACATTGTTGGATGTTAATTTATTATGGTTTTGGCTATGATCAAGTTAATGATAAGTATAAGGTGCTAGTAGTTGTGCAAAATAAGGATGATTTGAGTGAAACTTTAACCAAAATTTATACATTTGGTGAAGATTCTTggaaaatcattcaaaatttcCCCCATACTACTCCTACTGAGGGGTTAGGGAAATTTGTTAGTGGCACTTTGAATTGGATAGTTGATAAAAATAATGTTAGGTCTAATCAAGGTGTGATACTTTCGTTTGATCTGGCGAAGGAGACTTGCATGGAAATTTTGCTGCCTCAAAATGATGGCAAAGACATGTGCACACCACGACGTAAGTTGTGTGTTTTGAATAATTGCCTTTGTGTTTGTGACGACATTTATAAATCTGGAGAATTTCATTGGGTTGTGTGGTTGATGAAAGAGTATGGAGTTGTTGAGTCGTGGACTAAATTGATGATCATCTCTCGGGAGAAGTTCCAGAGTTTTGTTTATGTTATACCTTTGTTCATTTCAGAAAATGGTTCTGTTCTTGTAGTGGATGAATGGTCTTTCAAACTTATCCTATATAATTTATATAGTAGTGAATTTGGTTATCCCTGTCTCTTGACAAGTAGCTCCCTTGGGTTCAATCCACATATTTACTGTGAGAGTCTGGTATCACTGTGA
- the LOC123903947 gene encoding polyadenylate-binding protein 3-like, whose protein sequence is MAAVISSPMAQSPTIVAPATAALTTGGPFANASLYVGDLEGSVNEGQLFDLFSQVAQVVSIRVCRDQTRRSSLGYAYVNFTNAQDAANAKELLNFTPLNGKPIRIMFSQRDPSVRKSGSGNVFIKNLDTSIDHKALHDTFAVFGTVLSCKVALDSSGQSKGYGFVQYEHEEAAKSAIKQLNGMLINDKQVYVGFFVRHQERVRTNGSPKFTNVFVKNLSETLNDEELKQLFGPFGAITSATIMKDANGKSRCFGFVNFQSSDSAAAAVEKLNGTINDAKVLFVGRAQRKAEREHELKTKFEQEKISRYEKLQGANLYLKNLDDDFTDEKLKDLFSEFGTITSCRVMLDSHGHSKGSGFVAFSTPEEANKALNEMNGKLVGRKPLFVAVAQRKEERKAQLQAHFAQIRAPGGLAPLAGAIPGYHPGAPRLAPQQLYFGQGTPGFIPPQPAGFGFQQQILPGMRPGVAPNFVMPYQLQRQGQNGQRIGARRNGNLQHVHQNQMMHRNSNQGFRYMANNRNGMDPSGVPQGLAGPMLPMTFDGSGVTTPIDNQRPGSTSLASALASATPENQRMMLGEHLYPLVDRLTPNQHTAKVTGMLLEMDQSEVIHLIESPDDLKTKVSEALQVLHNAASGSEVGDQLGSLSLNE, encoded by the exons ATGGCAGCTGTGATTTCTTCACCTATGGCTCAGTCTCCGACTATTGTGGCTCCGGCTACGGCAGCATTGACCACTGGAGGTCCATTTGCGAATGCATCGCTTTATGTGGGTGATCTGGAAGGGAGTGTGAATGAGGGACAACTTTTTGATCTGTTTAGCCAAGTTGCTCAGGTTGTCTCAATTAGGGTTTGTAGGGATCAGACTAGACGATCCTCTCTCGGTTACGCATATGTTAACTTCACCAATGCTCAAGATG CGGCCAATGCGAAGGAACTTCTGAACTTCACTCCTCTGAATGGGAAACCCATTCGTATTATGTTTTCTCAACGAGATCCAAGTGTTCGCAAGAGTGGATCTGGCAATGTGTTCATCAAGAACTTGGACACATCAATTGATCACAAGGCATTGCATGACACTTTTGCCGTCTTTGGCACTGTGCTGTCTTGTAAGGTGGCTCTTGACAGTAGTGGTCAGTCAAAAGGGTATGGTTTTGTACAGTATGAACATGAAGAAGCTGCAAAGAGTGCTATCAAACAGTTGAATGGCATGTTGATCAATGATAAACAAGTCTACGTTGGATTTTTTGTTCGCCACCAGGAAAGGGTTAGAACAAATGGATCACCCAAGTTCACTAATGTGTTTGTGAAAAATCTCTCTGAAACACTAAATGATGAAGAGTTGAAGCAGTTATTTGGCCCCTTTGGTGCGATAACTAGTGCAACAATCATGAAAGACGCGAATGGTAAATCTAGATGCTTTGGTTTTGTCAATTTCCAGAGTTCAGATTCAGCAGCTGCTGCAGTTGAGAAGTTAAATGGGACCATCAATGATGCCAAGGTTTTATTTGTGGGGAGAGCTCAGAGGAAAGCAGAAAGGGAGCATGAGTTGAAAACTAAATTTGAGCAGGAAAAAATTAGTAGATATGAGAAACTTCAAGGGGCTAATTTGTATTTGAAAAATCTTGATGATGATTTCACTGATGAAAAGTTAAAGGATTTGTTTTCTGAGTTTGGAACCATAACATCTTGCAGG GTGATGTTGGATTCCCATGGTCATAGTAAGGGTTCTGGTTTCGTGGCATTTTCTACTCCTGAGGAAGCAAATAAAGCT TTGAATGAAATGAACGGGAAGTTGGTTGGACGAAAGCCTCTGTTTGTTGCTGTGGCTCAGCGCAAGGAAGAGAGGAAGGCCCAATTGCAG GCTCATTTTGCTCAAATCCGTGCCCCTGGTGGATTGGCACCGTTGGCTGGAGCAATTCCTGGATACCATCCAGGGGCACCGAGACTTGCCCCTCAGCAACTGTATTTTGGTCAAGGCACTCCTGGTTTCATACCACCTCAGCCTGCTGGATTTGGTTTCCAGCAACAAATTTTGCCTGGAATGCGGCCCGGTGTTGCTCCAAATTTTGTCATGCCATATCAACTCCAAAGACAGGGCCAAAATGGGCAAAGGATAGGTGCTCGTCGAAATGGAAATCTCCAACACGTGCACCAGAACCAA ATGATGCATCGTAACTCCAATCAAGGTTTTAGATACATGGCTAACAATCGAAATGGCATGGATCCATCTGGAGTTCCTCAAGGTCTAGCTGGTCCAATGTTGCCTATGACATTTGATGGTTCTGGAGTTACTACACCTATTGATAATCAGCGTCCAGGGTCTACATCACTTGCCTCAGCTTTAGCTTCTGCAACTCCAGAAAACCAGCGCATG ATGTTGGGTGAACATCTATATCCTCTTGTGGACCGGCTTACACCAAATCAACATACTGCAAAGGTGACAGGGATGCTGCTTGAAATGGATCAATCAGAAGTGATTCATCTTATTGAATCTCCTGATGACCTTAAAACAAAAGTCTCTGAGGCTTTGCAGGTCCTTCACAATGCTGCATCGGGATCAGAAGTTGGTGATCAGCTTGGTTCGTTGTCATTGAATGAATGA
- the LOC123903930 gene encoding hypoxanthine phosphoribosyltransferase isoform X2, whose translation MAMHSHIDRILWTEDQISLRISQLAAQIVQDFPPAPSPPPVFVGVLTGAFIFIADLVRKINLPIDIHFLTSKSYGSGTLSNCAPTISHHFNVDVNGRHVILVEDIVDTGHTLHKLIAHLKSKGASSVSVCTLLDKPARRKVDVQLVGEGKFYRGFECPDSFVVGYGMDFDELYRNLPYIGVLKPEHYS comes from the exons ATGGCAATGCATTCTCACATTGACAGAATTCTTTGGACCGAAGACCAAATCTCTCTTCGAATCTCTCAACTCGCCGCTCAAATCGTTCAAGACTTTCCTCCCGCTCCTTCACCTCCTCCCGTTTTTGTCGGCGTTCTCACCGGTGCATTCATTTTCATCGCTGACCTAGTTCGTAAAATTAACCTCCCCATTGATATTCATTTTCTCACTTCTAAATCCTATGGATCCGGAACTCTATCCAATTGCGCTCCCACCATTTCTCATCACTTCAATGTTGACGTTAATGGCCGCCACGTCATATTG GTTGAAGACATTGTAGACACGGGACATACTTTACATAAACTCATTGCACACTTGAA ATCAAAAGGAGCATCCTCTGTGTCCGTATGCACACTACTTGACAAACCAGCAAGGAGGAAAGTTGATGTACAGCTGGTGGGTGAAGGAAAATTCTACCGGGGATTTGAG TGTCCAGACAGTTTTGTTGTTGGttatggaatggattttgacGAATTATACAGAAATCTACCTTATATTGGTGTCTTGAAACCTGAACATTACAGTTGA
- the LOC123903930 gene encoding hypoxanthine phosphoribosyltransferase isoform X1 encodes MAMHSHIDRILWTEDQISLRISQLAAQIVQDFPPAPSPPPVFVGVLTGAFIFIADLVRKINLPIDIHFLTSKSYGSGTLSNCAPTISHHFNVDVNGRHVILVEDIVDTGHTLHKLIAHLKSKGASSVSVCTLLDKPARRKVDVQLVGEGKFYRGFECPDNFVVGYGMDFDELYRNLPYIGVLKPEHYS; translated from the exons ATGGCAATGCATTCTCACATTGACAGAATTCTTTGGACCGAAGACCAAATCTCTCTTCGAATCTCTCAACTCGCCGCTCAAATCGTTCAAGACTTTCCTCCCGCTCCTTCACCTCCTCCCGTTTTTGTCGGCGTTCTCACCGGTGCATTCATTTTCATCGCTGACCTAGTTCGTAAAATTAACCTCCCCATTGATATTCATTTTCTCACTTCTAAATCCTATGGATCCGGAACTCTATCCAATTGCGCTCCCACCATTTCTCATCACTTCAATGTTGACGTTAATGGCCGCCACGTCATATTG GTTGAAGACATTGTAGACACGGGACATACTTTACATAAACTCATTGCACACTTGAAATCAAAAGGAGCATCCTCTGTGTCCGTATGCACACTACTTGACAAACCAGCAAGGAGGAAAGTTGATGTACAGCTGGTGGGTGAAGGAAAATTCTACCGGGGATTTGAG TGTCCAGACAATTTTGTTGTTGGttatggaatggattttgacGAATTATACAGAAATCTACCTTATATTGGTGTCTTGAAACCTGAACATTACAGTTGA
- the LOC123903958 gene encoding polyadenylate-binding protein 3-like has product MAAMISSTMAQSGTFVAPATAVLTTGSQFVNASLYVGDLEGSVTEGQLFDLFSQVAQVVSVRVCRDQTRPSSLGYAYVNFKNAQDAASAKELLNFTPLNGKPIRIMFSQRDPSVRKSGSGNVFIKNLDKLIDHRTLHTIFAVFGSILSCKVALDGNGQSKGYGFVQFENEQSAENAIKELNGMLLNDKQVYVGFFISYQERARLNQSPKFTNVYIKNLSETLVSDEDLKKLFSPFGTITSARVMKDTNGKSRCFGFVNFQSPDSAAAAVENLNRTTMNDKVLYVGLAQSKEERERELKAKLEQERITRHEKLQRSNLYFKNLEDGFCEEKLKELFCKFGTITSCKVMLDSRGHSTGSGFVAFSTPEEADKAMNEMNGKFVGRKPLFVSVAQRKEERKAQLQAHFAEIAAPGGFAPPAAGIHVYYPEASRLASQQGQGTYDFIPSQPAGFAGGMRPGVAGNFVMPYQLQKQGQNGQRIGARRNGNLRHGHRNQMIHRNSNQGFRYTANNRNGMDSSGVSHGLAGPMLPMTFDGSGVTAPIDNQHPGSTSLASALAAATPENQRMMLGEQLYPLVDRLTTKELATKVIGMLLEMDLAEVINLIECPDDLKIKVSEALQVLHDAASESKAGDQLGSLSLNE; this is encoded by the exons ATGGCAGCTATGATTTCTTCAACTATGGCTCAGTCTGGAACTTTTGTAGCTCCGGCGACAGCAGTATTGACCACTGGAAGCCAATTTGTGAATGCATCACTTTATGTGGGTGATCTGGAAGGGAGTGTGACTGAGGGACAACTTTTTGATCTGTTCAGCCAAGTTGCTCAGGTTGTCTCAGTTAGGGTTTGTAGGGATCAGACCAGACCATCGTCTCTCGGTTACGCATATGTCAACTTCAAAAATGCTCAAGATG CGGCCAGTGCGAAGGAACTTCTGAACTTCACTCCTCTGAATGGAAAACCCATTCGTATTATGTTTTCTCAACGAGATCCAAGTGTTCGGAAAAGTGGATCTGGCAATGTGTTCATTAAGAACCTGGACAAATTGATTGATCACAGGACACTGCACACCATTTTTGCTGTCTTTGGCTCTATACTTTCTTGTAAAGTGGCTCTTGACGGCAATGGTCAATCAAAAGGGTATGGTTTCGTTCAATTCGAAAATGAACAATCTGCCGAGAACGCCATCAAAGAGTTGAATGGCATGTTGCTAAATGATAAACAAGTATATGTTGGATTTTTCATTTCCTACCAGGAAAGGGCTAGGCTCAATCAATCACCCAAATTTACTAATGTGTATATTAAAAATCTTTCTGAAACACTAGTAAGTGATGAAGACTTGAAGAAGCTATTTAGCCCTTTTGGCACAATAACCAGTGCAAGAGTCATGAAAGATACAAATGGCAAATCCAGATGCTTTGGATTTGTAAATTTTCAGAGTCCAGATTCTGCTGCTGCTGCAGTTGAGAACTTAAACAGAACTACTATGAATGACAAAGTTTTATATGTGGGTCTAGCTCAAAGCAAAGAAGAAAGAGAGCGTGAGCTGAAGGCTAAACTAGAGCAGGAAAGAATTACAAGACATGAGAAATTACAGAGGTCTAATCTGTACTTTAAAAATCTCGAAGATGGTTTTTGTGAGGAAAAGTTGAAGGAGCTATTTTGTAAGTTTGGAACTATAACGTCTTGCAAG GTGATGTTGGATTCTCGTGGTCATAGTACGGGTTCTGGTTTCGTGGCATTTTCAACTCCAGAGGAAGCTGATAAAGCG ATGAATGAAATGAATGGTAAGTTCGTTGGAAGAAAGCCTTTGTTTGTTTCTGTGGCTCAGCGCAAAGAAGAGAGGAAGGCCCAGTTGCAG GCTCATTTTGCTGAAATTGCTGCCCCTGGTGGATTCGCACCGCCAGCTGCAGGAATTCATGTATACTATCCAGAGGCATCAAGACTTGCCTCTCAACAGGGTCAAGGCACATATGACTTCATACCATCTCAGCCTGCTGGATTTGCTGGTGGAATGCGGCCTGGCGTTGCTGGGAATTTTGTTATGCCGTATCAACTGCAAAAACAGGGTCAAAATGGGCAAAGGATAGGTGCTCGACGAAATGGAAATCTCAGACACGGGCACCGGAACCAA ATGATACATCGTAACTCCAACCAAGGTTTTAGATACACGGCTAACAACCGAAATGGCATGGATTCGTCTGGAGTTTCTCATGGTCTAGCTGGTCCAATGTTGCCTATGACATTTGATGGTTCTGGAGTTACTGCACCTATTGATAATCAGCATCCCGGGTCTACATCACTTGCTTCAGCTTTAGCTGCTGCAACTCCAGAAAATCAGCGCATG ATGTTGGGCGAACAACTTTATCCCCTTGTGGACCGGCTTACCACAAAGGAACTTGCAACAAAGGTGATAGGGATGTTGCTTGAAATGGACCTAGCAGAAGTAATTAATCTCATTGAATGTCCGGATGACCTCAAAATAAAGGTTTCTGAGGCATTGCAGGTCCTTCATGACGCTGCATCGGAATCTAAAGCTGGTGATCAACTTGGTTCGTTGTCATTGAACGAATGA
- the LOC123903912 gene encoding F-box/kelch-repeat protein At3g23880-like, translating into MLQPTTTNTILPDELIDDILLRLPVRSLLRFKSVCKSWKTLITHPKFANIHLRSSTTSEDTSMANKQLIFFTKIEPYVILTYNLKQLFENPSTCAEPVISSFLKMKKYGNYGSCNGLLCLFDRSQCRLKLFNPSIRVKSKKSPQVFPPLDWTLRYYGFGYDQINDKYKFLVVLKDYDNGETLTKIYTFGEDSCKTIQNFPCNSNDSSGEYVSGTLNWIFNKVDDVNGVRQKSILSFDLNKETHREILLPPKDGGKVHRDSKLCVLSNCLCNIVYEESHWVVWLMKQIGVVESWTKLMIIPYEKFRSSSLPFNPIVEPLFISENGVVLLGDKLASKFVLYNLNTGELVYPSLSWEHPLYLRIQLESLVYP; encoded by the coding sequence ATGCTCCAACCCACCACCACCAATACTATATTGCCAGATGAGCTCATCGACGATATCCTCCTGAGGCTTCCGGTAAGGTCTCTCCTTCGATTTAAGTCTGTGTGTAAATCATGGAAAACCCTAATCACCCATCCCAAATTCGCAAACATTCATCTTCGATCCTCCACCACCTCGGAAGACACAAGCATGGCCAACAAACAATTAATCTTTTTTACTAAGATAGAACCCTACGTGATCTTAACTTACAATCTTAAACAATTATTTGAAAACCCATCAACATGTGCTGAACCTGTTATCTCCAGCTTCTTAAAGATGAAAAAGTATGGTAATTACGGTTCATGTAATGGGTTGTTGTGTCTGTTTGATCGCTCTCAATGTCGTCTCAAACTGTTCAACCCTTCTATCAGGGTCAAATCCAAAAAATCTCCACAAGTTTTTCCGCCACTTGATTGGACGTTGAGGTATTACGGCTTTGGATATGATCAAATTAATGACAAGTACAAGTTCCTTGTTGTTTTGAAAGATTATGACAACGGGGAAACTTTAACCAAAATTTATACCTTTGGTGAAGATTCTTGCAAAACTATTCAGAATTTCCCTTGTAATTCTAATGATTCATCAGGGGAATATGTGAGTGGGACTCTGAATTGGATATTTAATAAAGTAGATGATGTTAATGGTGTTCGTCAAAAGTCGATTCTTTCCTTTGATTTGAACAAGGAGACTCATAGGGAAATATTGCTGCCTCCAAAAGACGGTGGCAAAGTGCACAGAGATAGTAAGCTGTGTGTTTTGAGTAATTGTCTTTGTAATATTGTGTATGAAGAATCGCATTGGGTTGTGTGGTTGATGAAACAGATTGGAGTTGTTGAGTCGTGGACTAAATTGATGATCATCCCCTATGAAAAGTTTAGGTCGAGTTCTCTACCTTTTAATCCTATTGTTGAGCCCTTGTTCATTTCGGAAAATGGTGTTGTTCTTCTAGGGGACAAACTGGCTTCAAAATTTGTTCTATATAACTTAAATACTGGTGAGTTGGTTTATCCCTCTTTAAGTTGGGAACATCCACTTTATCTACGTATTCAACTTGAAAGTTTGGTATATCCGTGA